A genomic stretch from Campylobacter lari subsp. concheus includes:
- the rpsB gene encoding 30S ribosomal protein S2, translating into MVSMRDLLECGVHFGHQTRRWNPKMKKFIFGERKGIYVIDLQKTLRYFRYTYNIVRDAAAEGKTILFVGTKKQAGGAIKEYAEKCGMPYVNHRWLGGMMTNFGTIRQSIRKLEVIEKMEEDGSIKLLTKKEALMLTRKKEKLLAYLGGIRYMKTQPDMIFVIDTVKEKIAVQEANRLKIPVVAPLDTNCDPDLVDFPIPGNDDAIRSVQLFCQEMAEAINEGKALREQDGEVNEEQPISEEEKKEVLEEAMSEEDFEGDKE; encoded by the coding sequence ATGGTAAGCATGAGAGATTTATTAGAATGTGGTGTACACTTTGGACACCAAACAAGAAGATGGAATCCAAAAATGAAAAAATTTATTTTTGGAGAAAGAAAAGGTATCTATGTAATTGATTTACAAAAAACACTTAGATATTTTAGATATACATATAACATCGTTCGTGATGCTGCTGCAGAAGGTAAGACAATTTTATTTGTTGGTACTAAAAAACAAGCCGGTGGAGCGATTAAAGAATATGCTGAAAAATGCGGTATGCCTTATGTAAATCATAGATGGCTTGGTGGTATGATGACTAACTTTGGAACTATCCGCCAATCAATTAGAAAACTAGAAGTTATAGAAAAAATGGAAGAAGATGGAAGCATTAAGCTTTTAACTAAAAAAGAAGCTTTAATGCTTACTAGAAAAAAAGAAAAATTATTAGCATATCTTGGTGGTATTAGATATATGAAAACCCAACCTGATATGATTTTTGTTATTGATACTGTTAAAGAAAAAATTGCAGTACAAGAAGCTAATAGATTAAAAATCCCTGTGGTTGCTCCACTAGATACAAACTGCGATCCTGACTTAGTTGATTTCCCAATTCCAGGAAATGATGATGCGATTCGTTCAGTTCAACTTTTCTGCCAAGAAATGGCTGAAGCAATCAATGAAGGTAAAGCTTTAAGAGAGCAAGATGGTGAAGTAAATGAAGAACAACCAATCTCTGAAGAAGAAAAAAAAGAAGTTTTAGAGGAAGCTATGAGTGAAGAAGATTTTGAAGGAGATAAAGAGTAA
- a CDS encoding c-type cytochrome, whose product MRELKIFFVVVFFTGLVYWGVEPYAHSVMNPPSTPVNFDFAKADVEFTKGEVALKEKAAMDINASGSEKAIANAQKALELAKSQEEATRQLWEKIAKIDFTKGNVQKGKELFEGNCIACHGVKAAGIPATITDSSLGVTPPDLSDAGAIYDEKFLAALIVDPVKALQISHKFNDENPFLMPAYPLSGDETQDNQDLADLIAFFKNTASEYEKEFDAKLKADLEEKYAKNQELSEQTKIALIAKEFDFAKNKHTFENACGRCHDVKYDGFVSSSNMSDLKNYLGMTPPDLSMMIRSKGAHYLEIFINEPQKKIHGTAMPRVGLNEKAQTQVIDYLEKVGDSKKEEREQTGIYIMIFFAILSIFAIGWKRSVWSKLH is encoded by the coding sequence ATGAGAGAATTAAAAATATTTTTTGTAGTTGTCTTTTTCACAGGTTTAGTTTATTGGGGGGTTGAGCCTTATGCGCATTCAGTGATGAATCCTCCTTCAACTCCAGTTAATTTTGACTTTGCAAAAGCTGATGTAGAATTTACCAAAGGTGAGGTTGCTTTAAAAGAAAAAGCAGCAATGGATATTAATGCTTCAGGGAGTGAAAAAGCTATAGCTAATGCTCAAAAAGCATTAGAACTTGCTAAAAGCCAAGAAGAAGCTACTAGGCAATTATGGGAAAAAATCGCAAAAATTGATTTTACCAAAGGCAATGTACAAAAAGGAAAAGAACTTTTTGAAGGAAATTGTATTGCATGTCATGGTGTAAAAGCTGCTGGAATTCCTGCTACTATCACAGATTCTTCTTTAGGTGTAACACCTCCTGATTTGAGTGATGCAGGTGCTATCTATGATGAGAAATTTTTAGCAGCATTGATTGTTGATCCAGTTAAAGCTTTACAAATTTCACATAAATTTAATGATGAAAATCCATTCTTAATGCCTGCTTATCCTTTAAGTGGCGATGAAACACAAGATAATCAAGATTTGGCAGATTTAATTGCATTCTTTAAAAATACAGCTAGTGAATATGAAAAAGAATTTGATGCAAAATTAAAAGCTGATTTAGAAGAAAAATATGCTAAAAATCAAGAGCTTTCAGAGCAAACAAAAATAGCTTTAATTGCAAAAGAGTTTGATTTTGCTAAAAACAAACATACATTTGAAAATGCTTGTGGAAGATGTCATGATGTAAAATATGACGGCTTTGTTTCAAGCTCAAATATGAGTGATTTAAAAAATTATCTTGGAATGACACCTCCAGATCTATCTATGATGATTCGTTCTAAAGGTGCACATTATCTTGAAATCTTCATCAATGAACCTCAAAAGAAAATTCATGGAACTGCTATGCCAAGAGTTGGTTTGAATGAAAAAGCACAAACTCAAGTTATTGATTATCTTGAAAAAGTTGGTGATAGTAAAAAAGAAGAAAGGGAGCAAACAGGAATTTATATCATGATATTCTTTGCTATCTTAAGTATTTTTGCTATAGGCTGGAAAAGATCAGTTTGGTCTAAACTACACTAA